Proteins from a single region of Rhodospirillales bacterium:
- a CDS encoding type II and III secretion system family protein: MIVFHPVQNRFSFTVLSTCCVLFSSFFLTSCDMAKNQLKADREGSMEMQDYRDGLATRLPDTDEGRADQGAIPDLQPYVAQSSERMKPMPLVSIKINQSVPLRDALYELAQQADYDIELDPRIRGSIIFTATNRPFDVVIERIADIAGLRYKFEDDILRVELDTPYNSVYKIDYLSYIRNSKSSISNNVSVVSGDGTDSGSNFEADSESEANFWGELEVNLEQIVRGNQTGALKTKRDPRITAAEQNPDVQAVAPTSEDGTQVAVQPPQATLRVESLPVDDDDDTSSSRGKKDEPEGTFTINKQAGLINVYASEKAHKEIKEYLKLLKRAVTAQVLIEAKVLEVTLSDEYRTGIDWDIVGLPGEFSLDFASGSNIGTPLLTAAYNGNDIQSLITATSRFGTVRALASPRLTVLNNQPAVLNVATNRVFFEIDIDVTQDGVTAQTEVNTEIRNVPEGVLVNVQPSINLEDRTISMAVRPTVTSIVSEEPDPGIAYIIAQCGAPCNNLEDSLVPELNVQEIDSVVKVRSGQAIVMGGLLQDRAQVTDGGVPILGEAPIIGNLFKDHDDSVSKTELVIFLKATILDNPSDSVHNTDKDLYRQFSSDRRPLRF, encoded by the coding sequence ATGATTGTTTTTCATCCGGTTCAAAACCGTTTCTCCTTCACCGTCCTTTCAACCTGTTGCGTGCTATTTTCGTCGTTCTTTTTGACGTCTTGCGATATGGCCAAAAACCAGCTTAAAGCAGATCGCGAAGGCAGCATGGAAATGCAGGATTACCGCGACGGCCTGGCCACACGCCTGCCTGATACGGATGAAGGCCGGGCTGATCAAGGGGCAATCCCGGATTTGCAGCCTTATGTAGCACAGTCATCCGAGCGAATGAAACCCATGCCTCTGGTTTCAATTAAGATCAATCAATCCGTGCCTCTGCGCGATGCCTTATATGAATTGGCGCAGCAAGCCGACTATGATATTGAACTGGACCCGCGCATTCGCGGCTCTATCATTTTCACAGCAACCAACAGGCCTTTTGACGTCGTAATTGAGCGCATCGCCGATATTGCCGGGCTACGCTACAAGTTTGAAGATGATATCTTGCGCGTTGAACTCGATACACCTTATAACAGCGTCTACAAAATTGATTATTTGAGCTATATCCGTAACTCAAAAAGCAGCATCAGCAACAATGTTTCAGTTGTGTCCGGCGATGGGACGGATTCTGGTTCTAATTTTGAAGCCGATTCTGAAAGCGAGGCCAATTTCTGGGGGGAGCTTGAGGTCAACCTTGAGCAAATCGTTCGTGGCAATCAGACCGGCGCGTTAAAAACAAAACGTGATCCGCGCATCACGGCTGCCGAGCAGAACCCGGACGTGCAGGCCGTTGCCCCAACTTCGGAAGATGGAACGCAAGTGGCCGTGCAGCCGCCGCAAGCAACGCTGCGTGTTGAATCACTGCCTGTAGATGATGATGACGACACATCAAGTTCAAGAGGTAAAAAAGATGAACCGGAGGGAACATTTACCATCAACAAGCAGGCCGGCCTGATCAATGTTTACGCCTCTGAAAAAGCGCATAAAGAGATTAAAGAATATCTCAAACTTCTGAAACGCGCAGTGACAGCACAGGTCTTGATCGAAGCCAAAGTTCTCGAGGTGACCTTGTCGGATGAATACAGAACAGGGATAGATTGGGATATTGTAGGGCTGCCCGGTGAGTTCAGCTTGGACTTCGCTTCAGGAAGCAATATTGGTACGCCGTTACTTACGGCGGCTTATAATGGCAATGATATTCAGAGTCTGATTACTGCGACCTCCCGGTTTGGTACCGTAAGGGCCCTGGCCAGTCCGCGTCTGACAGTTTTGAATAACCAGCCCGCTGTGTTGAATGTGGCGACCAATCGGGTGTTTTTTGAAATTGATATTGATGTTACTCAGGATGGTGTTACTGCACAAACTGAGGTTAATACTGAAATCCGCAATGTTCCGGAAGGCGTTCTTGTCAATGTTCAACCCTCCATCAATCTTGAAGACCGCACGATCTCGATGGCTGTTCGTCCAACAGTAACAAGTATAGTCAGTGAAGAACCGGACCCCGGTATTGCATATATAATAGCGCAATGTGGAGCGCCTTGTAACAATTTAGAAGATAGCCTGGTTCCTGAGCTCAATGTACAGGAGATTGATTCAGTTGTAAAAGTTCGTTCCGGACAGGCCATTGTGATGGGTGGCTTGCTGCAGGACCGTGCTCAAGTTACCGATGGTGGTGTGCCAATCCTTGGAGAAGCCCCTATTATCGGCAATCTCTTTAAAGATCACGATGACAGCGTTAGTAAAACCGAACTGGTGATCTTTCTCAAAGCCACCATCTTGGATAACCCAAGCGATAGCGTTCATAACACCGATAAGGATCTCTACCGTCAGTTTTCATCTGACCGCCGTCCTTTGAGATTTTAA
- a CDS encoding PilT/PilU family type 4a pilus ATPase, with translation MGQHEASDLYLTVGQPPTLRAEDKMIYLSERKLVLEDIDAILDSILTARQKREFENKMELNTALDMGEQGRFRINVMKQRQFPALVIRRIVSKIPSFKDLNLPPILERLAMEKRGLVLVTGITGSGKSTTLASMVDYRNERSEGHIITVEDPIEYYHEHKKSVVTQREVGVDTESFSIAMKNSLRQRPDVILVGEIRDRDVMEQALTITETGHLCLATIHTNNAYQAIERIVNFFPEELAAQVRLNLAMNLKAIVSQRLIMGVNQKMVPAIEIMLNQGLVRELILKGEIAKIKDVMEQNTTLGMCTFDQCLMDLYVRGLITEETAMSNSDRPSDLKIKLHQHQLSTKNNKGEKGLTQIDTSRIKFGD, from the coding sequence ATGGGGCAGCATGAGGCAAGTGACTTATACCTTACAGTCGGACAGCCTCCGACCTTGCGTGCCGAAGACAAGATGATTTATCTGAGCGAAAGGAAGCTGGTTCTGGAGGATATTGACGCTATCCTTGACAGCATCCTGACGGCACGTCAAAAGCGTGAGTTTGAAAATAAAATGGAGTTAAATACAGCACTTGATATGGGGGAGCAAGGGCGTTTCCGCATTAATGTTATGAAACAGCGCCAGTTTCCTGCGCTCGTTATTCGCCGTATTGTGTCAAAAATCCCTTCATTTAAAGATTTGAACTTACCACCTATCCTGGAACGGTTAGCAATGGAAAAAAGGGGGCTTGTGCTGGTAACCGGGATCACAGGTTCCGGTAAATCGACCACGCTGGCCTCAATGGTGGATTATCGTAATGAGCGCAGCGAAGGTCACATCATCACAGTTGAAGACCCGATCGAATATTATCACGAACACAAAAAGTCCGTTGTTACGCAGCGTGAAGTTGGTGTAGATACTGAATCATTTTCCATAGCAATGAAAAATTCTTTGCGCCAACGCCCGGACGTAATTCTGGTCGGGGAAATTCGTGATCGTGATGTAATGGAACAGGCTTTAACGATTACTGAAACAGGGCATTTATGTTTGGCGACTATTCACACAAATAACGCTTATCAAGCCATTGAACGTATCGTCAATTTCTTTCCGGAAGAACTCGCTGCCCAAGTACGCTTAAATTTGGCAATGAACCTCAAAGCGATTGTTTCTCAACGCTTGATCATGGGGGTAAATCAAAAAATGGTCCCCGCCATTGAGATTATGCTCAACCAGGGTCTGGTACGTGAACTGATCCTGAAAGGTGAAATCGCAAAAATAAAAGACGTGATGGAGCAAAACACAACACTGGGTATGTGTACATTCGATCAATGCTTAATGGATCTGTATGTTCGTGGCCTTATCACAGAAGAAACCGCAATGTCTAACTCTGATCGCCCATCTGATCTGAAGATTAAATTACACCAACACCAATTATCCACTAAGAATAATAAAGGCGAAAAGGGGCTGACGCAAATTGACACCTCGCGCATAAAGTTTGGTGATTAA
- a CDS encoding type IV pilus twitching motility protein PilT, translating to MDLTQLLAFTMQNDASDLHLSAGSPPIIRVSGLLKRVKADPLSSDDIRTMLYSVMTEDQRAEYEKNMEIDFAIALGEKARFRVNGFTSRLGASAVFRTIPTEVPTMEQLGLPPVMRRFSELEKGIVLVTGPTGSGKSTTLASMVNHINLTMSKHILTIEDPVEFFHTSQKSLVNHREVGTDTKSFARALKSALREDPDVILVGEMRDYETISLALTAAETGHLVFATLHSNSASKTIDRVIDVFPTGDKEMVRAMLASSLQGVIAQTLVRKADGQGRVGAFEILVGTNAVRNLIRENQIPQMYSMMQTGSRYGMVTMQDAIADLFEAGLIDKDEARRATLLTTNDDGDDDNEYAAAALGGAKLDESAAGGSGSKDGGYSF from the coding sequence TTGGATCTCACTCAGCTTCTTGCATTTACGATGCAAAATGACGCCTCCGACCTTCATTTAAGTGCCGGTAGCCCGCCCATTATCCGCGTAAGCGGTTTGCTTAAGCGTGTGAAAGCTGATCCGCTTTCCAGTGACGATATTCGCACCATGCTTTATTCAGTTATGACTGAGGATCAGCGCGCAGAATATGAAAAGAATATGGAGATCGACTTTGCGATTGCTCTGGGCGAAAAAGCGCGTTTTCGTGTCAATGGCTTTACATCCAGACTGGGGGCTTCCGCTGTATTCCGTACCATCCCGACGGAAGTCCCAACAATGGAACAGCTTGGTTTGCCGCCCGTAATGCGCCGTTTTTCCGAACTGGAAAAAGGCATTGTTTTGGTCACGGGGCCGACGGGTTCTGGTAAATCGACAACGCTGGCCTCGATGGTCAATCATATCAACTTAACGATGTCTAAGCACATTCTGACAATTGAAGATCCGGTAGAATTTTTTCATACCTCACAAAAAAGCTTGGTAAACCACAGAGAAGTCGGCACTGACACCAAGTCTTTTGCGCGTGCATTGAAAAGTGCGTTGCGTGAAGACCCTGATGTAATACTCGTTGGTGAGATGCGCGACTATGAAACGATTTCGTTGGCGCTGACGGCTGCAGAAACCGGGCACTTGGTCTTCGCTACCCTGCACTCCAACTCAGCTTCAAAAACCATTGACCGTGTGATTGACGTATTTCCGACCGGGGACAAGGAAATGGTGCGCGCAATGTTGGCTTCCTCACTTCAGGGAGTGATAGCACAAACTCTTGTGCGTAAGGCGGATGGGCAGGGGCGCGTTGGCGCATTTGAGATACTTGTTGGAACAAATGCTGTGCGCAACCTGATTCGTGAAAACCAGATACCGCAAATGTATTCCATGATGCAGACCGGTTCACGCTACGGTATGGTTACAATGCAAGACGCGATCGCAGATCTGTTTGAGGCAGGCCTTATTGATAAAGACGAAGCGCGCCGTGCAACGCTTTTGACAACGAATGACGATGGCGATGACGATAATGAATATGCCGCTGCCGCTCTCGGCGGAGCGAAACTGGATGAGAGCGCAGCAGGTGGAAGTGGATCGAAAGACGGGGGGTACTCATTTTGA
- a CDS encoding prepilin peptidase, whose amino-acid sequence MGDFGVLLLVVFALLGLIMGSFSSAMIHRLPSGVGVFSPGQRSACPYCNHTLGVRDLIPLFSWLFSRGRCRYCSASIPALYPFLELSAALLAISIFIFCPAKDMMQSFIVLAMLPFLLALLMIDIRHKTLPNILVAIIFMLGLTSLAYQVYLEPGTMKGRIVEHLGGALVYMTLAWLLAAGMTKILKKQALGMGDVKFFAVAGLWLGLGDLGIFCILGGIFGVLFGVAWQKIKNEALFPFGPALIVSFFILLLMGGSHSL is encoded by the coding sequence TTGGGTGATTTCGGCGTCCTCTTGCTTGTAGTATTCGCATTATTAGGTCTGATCATGGGCAGTTTTTCCAGTGCCATGATCCACCGCCTGCCAAGCGGCGTCGGAGTGTTCAGCCCTGGCCAGCGCTCTGCATGTCCGTATTGTAATCATACTCTGGGAGTACGTGATCTTATCCCGCTCTTTTCCTGGCTGTTTTCGCGTGGGCGTTGCCGTTATTGTTCTGCCAGTATACCTGCTTTATATCCTTTTTTGGAGCTAAGCGCCGCACTGCTCGCCATCTCGATCTTTATTTTTTGCCCGGCGAAGGATATGATGCAGAGTTTTATCGTCTTGGCGATGTTACCGTTCCTTTTGGCGCTGCTCATGATTGATATTCGCCATAAAACCCTGCCCAATATTTTAGTCGCAATCATTTTTATGCTGGGGTTAACAAGCCTCGCGTATCAAGTTTATCTTGAGCCAGGCACTATGAAAGGCCGCATAGTGGAACATTTGGGTGGTGCCCTTGTTTATATGACATTGGCCTGGCTGTTGGCGGCTGGAATGACTAAAATCCTTAAAAAACAAGCGCTTGGAATGGGGGATGTCAAATTTTTTGCAGTCGCCGGGCTATGGCTGGGATTAGGAGATTTAGGCATTTTTTGTATTCTGGGAGGGATTTTTGGTGTTTTATTCGGAGTGGCTTGGCAGAAAATTAAAAATGAAGCTTTATTCCCATTCGGCCCGGCCCTGATTGTCAGCTTTTTTATACTTTTGTTGATGGGAGGTTCTCATTCGCTTTAA
- a CDS encoding tetratricopeptide repeat protein, producing the protein MMWRFQIPSHFKLKTYSLGVCFIAGVGLSPFIAHAQSARQVLDRAQELSVEMNAQEEAVIQDLLIQKNAASDVKQETDIQEITSPAAPLEEQDLMSATEAAEVPALPEGQTEDGGEFDEDLFFDAEAYVPTSDLSRQGAPSKVNPALNPASRLVITRKKFDADSKEARLVAAERATKLGRYESALEIYDGLYATNKRDPNILLGRATSFQRAGRFDEAIAAYEELLEIRPSNVEAQINLQGLMGRRYPAVALINLQKLHEDNPGSTAIIAQIAVIEAQLGRYPDAIRYLGMAASMEPNNANHIFNMAVIADRAGDKKQAVRYYEEALEVDTLYGASKSIPRETVFERLAQLR; encoded by the coding sequence ATGATGTGGCGTTTCCAAATTCCTTCACACTTTAAGCTCAAAACCTATAGTCTAGGTGTCTGCTTTATAGCAGGTGTCGGGCTGAGCCCGTTCATAGCCCATGCGCAATCGGCAAGGCAGGTATTGGACAGGGCGCAGGAGCTTTCTGTTGAAATGAATGCACAGGAAGAGGCGGTAATTCAGGATCTGCTGATACAAAAGAACGCAGCGTCTGATGTAAAGCAGGAAACGGATATACAAGAAATTACATCGCCCGCCGCGCCGCTGGAAGAGCAAGACTTAATGTCAGCTACAGAGGCGGCAGAAGTGCCTGCGTTACCGGAAGGTCAGACCGAAGACGGGGGTGAGTTTGATGAAGATTTGTTCTTTGACGCGGAAGCATACGTCCCTACCAGCGATCTTTCGCGTCAGGGTGCGCCGTCTAAGGTTAATCCTGCGCTAAACCCGGCCTCCCGTTTGGTTATTACGCGCAAGAAATTTGACGCCGACAGCAAAGAGGCTCGCCTGGTTGCAGCTGAGCGCGCTACAAAACTGGGGCGCTATGAATCGGCCCTTGAGATATATGATGGGCTCTATGCAACAAACAAGCGCGATCCGAATATTCTTTTAGGGCGCGCCACATCTTTTCAGCGTGCGGGCCGTTTTGATGAGGCGATTGCGGCTTATGAAGAGCTTCTGGAGATTCGTCCAAGCAATGTCGAAGCGCAAATCAATCTGCAAGGCCTTATGGGGCGGCGTTATCCGGCGGTTGCACTCATAAACTTACAAAAGCTGCATGAGGATAACCCTGGAAGTACCGCAATCATTGCCCAGATAGCTGTTATTGAAGCTCAATTAGGGAGATATCCAGATGCGATTCGCTATCTTGGTATGGCGGCGAGCATGGAGCCGAATAATGCAAACCATATATTTAATATGGCTGTAATAGCTGACCGCGCAGGCGATAAAAAGCAAGCTGTCCGCTATTATGAAGAGGCACTGGAGGTCGACACGCTTTACGGCGCGAGTAAAAGCATTCCTCGTGAAACCGTCTTTGAGCGCTTAGCGCAGCTTCGCTGA
- a CDS encoding ABC transporter ATP-binding protein: MSTAKVQQQKPEDALSIKNVGVSYGAFKAIQDVDLNIKASECFGLIGLNGAGKTTLIKAILDLRTPSDGEILIFNQRAGTKAVKQRLAFLPERFEPPWFLTGLEFLKFSARMYKTSISNAQCIEYAERIALDPAALDRRVHTYSKGMRQKLGVLATILTDCDLLILDEPMSGLDPVARALVKTLIVEARQKGCTVFLSSHILADMDEICDRVAVMHDRSIRFTGKPDKLKALSGDLSLEQAFLHFIEQKSAA, translated from the coding sequence ATGAGTACAGCCAAAGTCCAACAGCAAAAACCCGAAGACGCGCTAAGTATAAAAAATGTCGGCGTATCCTACGGAGCGTTTAAGGCTATCCAGGATGTCGATCTTAATATAAAGGCAAGCGAATGTTTTGGTTTGATTGGTCTGAACGGCGCGGGAAAAACCACCCTCATTAAAGCAATTTTGGATTTGCGTACGCCTAGTGACGGGGAGATTTTGATCTTTAATCAAAGAGCAGGCACGAAAGCCGTAAAGCAGCGTTTGGCTTTTTTGCCAGAGCGCTTTGAGCCGCCATGGTTCTTAACCGGCCTCGAATTTTTAAAATTCTCCGCGCGTATGTACAAAACCAGCATTTCCAATGCGCAGTGTATAGAATATGCCGAGCGCATAGCCCTTGACCCAGCGGCTCTTGACCGGCGTGTTCATACCTATTCCAAGGGAATGCGTCAAAAATTAGGGGTGCTGGCCACGATACTGACGGATTGCGATTTGCTAATCCTTGATGAGCCAATGAGCGGTTTAGACCCTGTCGCTAGAGCACTCGTAAAAACTCTTATTGTAGAAGCAAGGCAGAAGGGTTGCACCGTTTTCCTGAGCTCTCATATTCTGGCTGATATGGATGAGATCTGTGATCGCGTTGCTGTGATGCATGATCGTTCCATTCGCTTTACCGGAAAACCGGATAAACTGAAAGCTCTGTCCGGTGATTTGTCCCTCGAACAAGCCTTTCTACATTTTATTGAGCAAAAGAGCGCAGCGTGA
- a CDS encoding type II secretion system F family protein, with amino-acid sequence MIPRYKYKAINSKGRPIRGNIAANSEVDLYKQLQSAGLELVDCSAQSTKSKGGFGQIGQKKIKLRDVIQLFVQLEQMQSAGVPLLDALSDVRDSTEHDGLRDIMSEIFRDVSDGAALSEAMNKHPKVFKPLYISLVEAGEETGDLTASYLQLIKYLKWVDVIQAKIRKATRYPIIVSVVVILTVVFMMSIVVPQIVGFLRFLDLDLPWFTIALIATSDFMVEPQFHFFGVPVYGSIIVMVVPVIIFGTVKLLRHSSDAIAYKLDSWWLNAPVVGPLIRKISIARYAQTFGALYASGINVISALENSRATVTNLMMLDAMESVEGHVKAGSALSEAFNASGEFPSLVVRMVKVGEESGNLTPVLDQVSDFYTHDVNEAIEALIEMIQPTLTAILGLIIAWIAAGSLGPIYMNLGNFMDF; translated from the coding sequence ATCATACCACGCTATAAGTACAAAGCAATAAACTCTAAAGGTCGGCCCATTCGCGGTAACATTGCGGCCAATAGTGAGGTTGACCTTTACAAGCAACTCCAGTCTGCCGGGCTTGAGTTGGTGGATTGCTCTGCACAGTCAACCAAGTCTAAGGGCGGTTTTGGCCAGATTGGTCAAAAGAAAATCAAGCTTCGCGATGTTATTCAGCTTTTTGTACAATTGGAGCAGATGCAAAGCGCAGGCGTACCGTTGCTTGATGCGCTTTCTGATGTGCGCGATTCAACCGAGCATGATGGTCTGCGTGATATAATGTCAGAAATTTTTCGCGATGTATCTGACGGCGCGGCGTTGTCTGAGGCGATGAATAAGCATCCCAAAGTCTTTAAGCCGCTTTATATCTCCTTGGTCGAAGCCGGAGAAGAAACAGGGGATTTAACAGCCTCATACCTCCAACTCATAAAATATTTGAAATGGGTTGATGTCATTCAGGCCAAAATCAGAAAGGCTACGCGCTATCCCATCATCGTCAGCGTTGTGGTTATTTTGACCGTTGTGTTTATGATGAGTATAGTCGTGCCGCAGATTGTAGGCTTTTTAAGGTTCCTAGATCTTGATCTGCCATGGTTCACGATTGCATTAATTGCGACATCTGACTTTATGGTTGAGCCCCAGTTTCACTTCTTTGGGGTGCCTGTATATGGCTCGATTATTGTCATGGTTGTTCCGGTGATTATTTTTGGAACGGTAAAGCTTTTGCGCCACAGCTCAGACGCTATAGCCTATAAGCTTGATTCGTGGTGGCTGAATGCCCCCGTGGTTGGCCCGCTTATTCGCAAAATTTCTATTGCGCGCTATGCTCAAACATTTGGTGCGCTTTATGCAAGCGGGATCAATGTAATCAGCGCGCTGGAAAACTCGCGAGCGACCGTGACAAACCTGATGATGCTGGATGCCATGGAAAGCGTTGAAGGTCACGTGAAGGCAGGAAGTGCATTGTCCGAAGCATTTAATGCAAGTGGTGAATTTCCAAGTCTGGTTGTACGTATGGTTAAGGTCGGAGAAGAGTCCGGGAATCTAACACCGGTGCTTGATCAGGTCTCTGATTTTTATACACATGATGTAAATGAAGCGATTGAAGCGTTAATTGAGATGATTCAGCCGACATTAACTGCTATACTCGGACTCATCATTGCTTGGATTGCTGCAGGCAGCCTGGGACCAATCTACATGAACCTTGGAAACTTTATGGATTTTTAA